From Medicago truncatula cultivar Jemalong A17 chromosome 7, MtrunA17r5.0-ANR, whole genome shotgun sequence, a single genomic window includes:
- the LOC11422952 gene encoding protein FLOWERINGUS T yields MRIKSMNPLVVCGVIGDVLDPFTNSVSLRVVYENNKEVSNSGELKPSQIVNPPRVQVGGNDLRTLYTLVMVDPDGPSPSNPNMREYLHWMVTNIPATTGTTFGQEIVSYENPRPTSGIHRVIFVLFRQPCRHTVLAPGWRQNFITRDFAEFYNLGLPVAALYFNCQRENGSGGRRLII; encoded by the exons atGCGTATTAAATCAATGAACCCTCTTGTGGTTTGTGGTGTAATTGGAGATGTTTTGGATCCCTTTACAAATTCAGTGTCTTTGAGGGTCgtttatgaaaataacaaagaagTCAGCAACAGTGGCGAGCTGAAACCCTCCCAAATAGTCAATCCACCAAGAGTTCAAGTTGGTGGAAATGACCTCAGGACTCTATACACTCTG GTGATGGTGGACCCTGATGGACCAAGCCCTAGTAACCCTAATATGAGGGAATACCTGCATTG GATGGTAACCAATATTCCAGCGACTACAGGGACAACTTTCG gACAAGAGATAGTGAGCTATGAAAATCCAAGACCAACATCAGGGATTCATCGTGTGATATTTGTGTTGTTTAGGCAACCTTGTAGGCACACAGTATTAGCTCCTGGATGGAGACAAAATTTCATTACAAGAGATTTTGCTGAATTTTACAATCTTGGATTACCTGTTGCTGCTCTCTATTTCAATTGTCAACGAGAAAATGGTTCTGGTGGAAGGAGGTTGatcatctaa